One window of Azospirillum sp. TSA2s genomic DNA carries:
- a CDS encoding ATP-binding cassette domain-containing protein yields MTTAAEAALPESDIQEVAGVPAIAFQQPAVALEPAGSVWFLEEGEADIFAVAAMGANAGSRLFLGRLPAGSLLVGIDAFMQELIAVPAAGSRLEAVADPLEEIEPDALLAGMEAWSSTLISGIAAILWHPERIDRQARCGAAVELADGQLAMVQEAGLWCAVPAPGALLLEQEIIQGIMPLPPRAWLKAAGPMRIVFGRRPLPRDLPAALAGIHALTAACGEMLMGARGLAEADEAGRLSLRGAREAEEGERFVHLAGRLLDHARKPPAPADGGHHDPLFTAMSAVAARTNPRLRLRRPTLLRERDLDVQPTMEEIARASGQHMRPVTLTEGWWRRPLGPLVGATLDGRPVALLPKGRGYDLLAGEGAKPVRVTAPVAAGLSPSAWTMVEPLPDRPQTVGSLMRFVRTPPAFWLLTLAVAALGALLGLASPFGMKFAFSSLVPARDHGGLLELGILLGCVAAVTLVIQLVGEVTRQSMQTMREAGLHAGLWDRVLRLPMPVLRQHSAGDMAARVGMAMALPLAAQGFTVAGIGTGAVLVASIFAMASFHGAGAVVAVLALAVQLGLAVLSAVLRARVYKVGEALSGQADSLAMQFLTGIAKLRLAAAEHWALTHWSERFIGMREKRMEVQEIEGRMAAVNSALPVLAMAALFLVFHSAGTDSASIVAMMTAYMIANGAAAALGDGFGAFYQVYAARAFADPVLRCAPEPALGRIDPGRLSGQIAVSGLYFNYAQAETPVFANLNLSIAAGEYVAILGRSGCGKSTLVRILLGLERPRVGSVTYDGNDLSSLDLGLLRRRVGTVLQGAQLPPGALIDVVRGLSDATEAEIWDALAASAIADEIRAMPLGVRTPIADASRTLSGGQVQRLLLARALVTKPDVLVLDEATSALDNATQAATIRTLSSLDCTRIVIAHRLETIRGADRILILDGGRVAHAGRFADLQARGLLGA; encoded by the coding sequence ATGACGACCGCAGCCGAAGCCGCCCTGCCGGAATCCGACATCCAAGAGGTGGCCGGCGTTCCCGCCATCGCCTTCCAGCAGCCGGCCGTGGCGCTGGAGCCGGCGGGATCGGTCTGGTTCCTGGAGGAGGGCGAGGCCGACATCTTCGCCGTCGCCGCCATGGGCGCCAACGCCGGCTCCCGCCTGTTTCTCGGCCGGCTGCCGGCGGGCAGCCTGCTGGTCGGCATCGATGCCTTCATGCAGGAACTGATCGCGGTTCCGGCGGCCGGGTCGCGGCTGGAGGCCGTCGCCGACCCGCTGGAGGAGATCGAGCCGGACGCCCTGCTGGCCGGGATGGAGGCGTGGTCGTCCACCCTGATCTCCGGCATCGCCGCCATCCTCTGGCATCCCGAGCGCATCGACCGGCAGGCCCGCTGCGGCGCGGCGGTCGAGCTGGCCGACGGGCAGCTGGCGATGGTGCAGGAAGCCGGATTGTGGTGCGCCGTGCCCGCCCCCGGCGCCCTGCTGCTGGAGCAGGAGATCATCCAGGGCATCATGCCGCTGCCGCCGCGCGCGTGGCTGAAGGCGGCGGGGCCGATGCGCATCGTCTTCGGCCGCCGCCCGCTGCCGCGCGACCTGCCCGCCGCGCTGGCCGGCATCCATGCGCTGACCGCCGCCTGCGGCGAAATGCTGATGGGCGCCCGCGGTCTGGCCGAGGCCGACGAGGCCGGGCGGCTGTCGCTGCGCGGCGCGCGCGAGGCGGAGGAAGGCGAGCGCTTCGTCCATCTGGCCGGCCGCCTGCTCGACCATGCCCGCAAGCCGCCGGCGCCGGCGGATGGCGGCCATCACGATCCGCTGTTCACGGCGATGAGCGCGGTCGCCGCCCGCACCAACCCGCGCCTGCGGTTGCGCCGGCCGACGCTGCTGCGCGAGCGCGACCTCGACGTGCAGCCGACGATGGAGGAGATCGCCCGCGCCTCCGGCCAGCACATGCGGCCGGTGACGCTGACGGAGGGCTGGTGGCGCCGCCCGCTCGGCCCGCTGGTCGGCGCGACGCTGGACGGCCGGCCGGTGGCGCTGCTGCCGAAGGGGCGCGGCTACGACCTGCTCGCCGGCGAGGGCGCCAAGCCGGTCCGCGTCACCGCGCCGGTCGCCGCCGGACTGTCGCCGTCGGCCTGGACCATGGTGGAGCCGCTGCCCGACCGGCCGCAGACCGTCGGATCGCTGATGCGCTTCGTCCGGACCCCGCCGGCCTTCTGGCTGCTGACCCTGGCGGTGGCGGCGCTGGGCGCGCTGCTCGGCCTCGCCAGCCCGTTCGGGATGAAGTTCGCCTTTTCGTCGCTGGTGCCGGCGCGCGACCATGGCGGCCTGCTGGAGCTTGGCATCCTGCTGGGCTGCGTCGCCGCGGTGACGCTGGTGATCCAGCTCGTCGGCGAGGTGACGCGGCAAAGCATGCAGACGATGCGCGAGGCCGGGCTGCATGCCGGTCTGTGGGACCGGGTGCTGCGGCTGCCGATGCCGGTGCTGCGCCAGCATTCGGCCGGCGACATGGCGGCGCGGGTGGGCATGGCGATGGCCCTGCCGCTGGCCGCCCAGGGCTTCACGGTCGCCGGCATCGGCACCGGCGCGGTGCTGGTGGCCAGCATCTTCGCGATGGCGTCCTTCCATGGCGCCGGCGCGGTGGTGGCGGTGCTGGCGCTGGCGGTGCAACTGGGATTGGCGGTTCTGTCGGCGGTGCTGCGGGCGCGGGTCTACAAGGTGGGCGAGGCGCTGAGCGGGCAGGCCGATTCCCTGGCGATGCAGTTCCTGACCGGCATCGCCAAGCTGCGTCTGGCCGCCGCCGAGCATTGGGCGCTGACCCATTGGTCGGAGCGCTTCATCGGCATGCGCGAGAAGCGCATGGAGGTGCAGGAGATCGAGGGCCGGATGGCGGCGGTCAACTCCGCTCTGCCGGTGCTGGCGATGGCGGCGTTGTTCCTGGTCTTCCATTCCGCCGGGACCGACAGCGCCAGCATCGTCGCGATGATGACCGCCTATATGATCGCCAACGGGGCGGCGGCGGCGCTGGGCGACGGGTTCGGCGCCTTTTATCAGGTCTATGCCGCCCGCGCCTTCGCCGATCCGGTGCTGCGTTGCGCGCCGGAGCCGGCGCTGGGACGGATCGATCCCGGCCGGCTGTCCGGCCAGATCGCGGTCAGCGGCCTGTACTTCAATTACGCCCAGGCCGAGACGCCGGTGTTCGCCAACCTGAACCTGTCCATCGCCGCCGGCGAATATGTGGCGATCCTCGGCCGGTCGGGCTGCGGCAAGTCCACGCTCGTCAGGATTCTGCTGGGGCTGGAGCGGCCGCGGGTGGGTAGCGTCACCTATGACGGCAACGATCTGTCCTCGCTCGATCTGGGGCTGTTGCGGCGGCGGGTCGGCACCGTGCTGCAGGGGGCGCAGCTGCCGCCGGGTGCGCTGATCGACGTGGTGCGCGGCCTGAGCGACGCGACCGAGGCGGAGATCTGGGACGCGCTGGCGGCGTCGGCGATCGCCGATGAAATCCGGGCGATGCCGCTGGGCGTGCGCACCCCCATCGCCGATGCGTCGCGCACGCTGTCGGGCGGGCAGGTGCAGCGGCTTCTGCTGGCCCGCGCGCTGGTGACCAAGCCCGATGTGCTGGTCCTGGACGAAGCGACCAGCGCGCTGGACAACGCCACCCAGGCGGCGACCATCCGCACCCTGTCGTCGCTCGACTGCACCCGGATCGTCATCGCCCACCGGCTGGAGACCATCCGCGGCGCCGACCGCATCCTGATCCTGGACGGCGGCCGCGTCGCCCATGCCGGCCGTTTCGCCGACCTGCAGGCCCGTGGACTGCTGGGCGCGTAG
- a CDS encoding exonuclease domain-containing protein, whose product MSRLIDAVRPRPAAAAKAARTQTSARRFVVIDCETTGLSPAGGDRMVSFAAIELAEATPTGRCLSLIFNPGRKSNPHALRVHGLPDHLLRHQDPFHSVAQDVRGFLDGAVLVGHNVGFDIDFLRHEFRLCGLPWAPGQSVCTMQYARGQHARAQVAGRASLDAVATLFGIDVGIRARFHGAFVDAEITSRLFQKMILGSAEMLAVPHLAPTNQIDPPPVVRPSAAPITHGIGDHAFAVTGELTGLSRDAVMARILALGGSWHPSVRKDTDYLVVGHAPGATKLDTAAARRAKYGKPDIIDEAQFFAMVTASGAGKRG is encoded by the coding sequence ATGAGCCGTTTGATCGATGCAGTGCGTCCCCGTCCGGCGGCAGCGGCGAAAGCCGCCCGGACGCAGACCTCCGCCCGCCGTTTCGTCGTCATCGACTGCGAGACCACCGGACTGTCGCCGGCCGGCGGCGACCGCATGGTCAGCTTCGCCGCGATCGAACTGGCGGAGGCGACGCCGACCGGCCGCTGTCTCAGCCTCATCTTCAATCCGGGCCGCAAGTCGAACCCGCATGCGCTGAGGGTGCACGGGCTGCCGGATCACCTGCTGCGCCACCAGGATCCCTTCCACAGCGTCGCCCAGGACGTTCGCGGCTTCCTCGACGGCGCGGTGCTGGTCGGCCACAATGTCGGCTTCGACATCGACTTCCTGCGCCATGAATTCCGGCTCTGCGGCCTTCCCTGGGCACCGGGCCAGTCGGTCTGCACGATGCAATATGCAAGGGGGCAACACGCGCGGGCGCAGGTGGCGGGGCGCGCGTCGCTCGATGCGGTCGCGACCCTGTTCGGCATCGATGTCGGCATTCGGGCGCGCTTCCACGGCGCCTTCGTCGATGCCGAGATCACCAGCCGCCTGTTCCAGAAAATGATCCTCGGCAGCGCCGAGATGCTGGCCGTTCCCCATCTGGCGCCGACCAACCAGATCGATCCGCCGCCGGTGGTCCGGCCATCGGCCGCTCCCATCACGCACGGCATCGGCGATCATGCTTTCGCCGTCACCGGCGAACTGACCGGCCTGTCGCGGGACGCGGTGATGGCCCGCATCCTAGCGCTGGGCGGAAGCTGGCATCCCAGCGTCCGCAAGGACACCGACTATCTCGTCGTCGGCCACGCCCCCGGCGCCACCAAGCTGGACACCGCCGCCGCCCGGCGCGCCAAATACGGCAAGCCCGACATCATCGACGAGGCGCAGTTCTTCGCCATGGTGACGGCGTCCGGCGCCGGAAAGCGCGGCTGA
- a CDS encoding DMT family transporter, translating to MARSRWRSHHTGKVLQTASGTESGTGPGLTVYAQLAGIVLFWGANWPLMKLALVDIGPLAFCAVRLFGTALSVAALAPILRFPLLPQRGERLMLAVVGLLQVAGMMGLSNIGLQFVSPGRASVLAYTMQMWALPLGLLLLGERITGRRAASAGLTFAGVVVFFNPVLVDWNDANALIGNGLLIGCALSWALGATLYRRRVWRTPFWTQTFWQIAASALVMVPLALSTESGHPIHWSGSLLAVVAYNCLIATGLCYWWWGKALSVMPASQAGQIVCLVPITALLLSAIFYHEPLSAGVLASVAMIAGGIVLSARAR from the coding sequence GTGGCACGGAGCCGGTGGCGTTCGCATCATACCGGAAAGGTCCTCCAAACGGCCTCCGGAACCGAATCCGGAACCGGACCGGGCCTGACGGTCTATGCGCAGCTTGCCGGGATCGTCCTGTTCTGGGGCGCCAACTGGCCGCTGATGAAGCTGGCGCTGGTCGACATCGGGCCGCTCGCCTTCTGCGCCGTGCGGCTGTTCGGAACCGCGCTGAGCGTCGCGGCGCTGGCGCCGATCCTGCGCTTTCCCCTGCTGCCCCAGCGCGGCGAGCGGCTGATGCTGGCGGTCGTCGGCCTGCTGCAGGTCGCCGGCATGATGGGGCTGAGCAACATCGGGCTGCAGTTCGTCTCGCCGGGGCGGGCGTCGGTGCTCGCCTACACCATGCAGATGTGGGCCTTGCCGCTCGGCCTGCTGCTGCTGGGCGAGCGGATCACCGGGCGGCGCGCCGCGTCGGCGGGGCTGACCTTCGCCGGGGTGGTCGTCTTCTTCAACCCGGTGCTGGTGGATTGGAACGACGCCAACGCGCTGATCGGCAACGGCCTGCTCATCGGCTGCGCGCTCAGCTGGGCGCTGGGGGCAACCCTGTACCGCCGGCGGGTCTGGCGCACGCCCTTCTGGACCCAGACCTTCTGGCAGATCGCCGCCAGCGCGCTGGTGATGGTGCCGCTGGCGCTGTCCACCGAATCCGGGCACCCGATCCACTGGTCGGGCTCCCTGCTGGCGGTCGTCGCCTACAACTGCCTGATCGCCACCGGGCTTTGCTATTGGTGGTGGGGCAAGGCGCTGTCGGTGATGCCGGCCAGCCAGGCCGGGCAGATCGTCTGTCTGGTGCCGATCACAGCCCTGCTGCTGAGCGCGATCTTCTACCACGAGCCGCTGAGCGCGGGCGTGCTGGCCAGCGTGGCGATGATCGCCGGCGGCATCGTCCTGTCGGCGCGGGCGCGCTGA
- a CDS encoding VTT domain-containing protein, with product MFAALQPITALAGFPLLLGLALLTLLHEDVAIAAGASLVSVGTVSIGVTAFTLLCGIVAGDLFIYVLGLLSLRVTWIRRRTEGPMLERCRNALQKNLLPTLVTCRLVPGVLFPTYFACGVMRVPFLRFVAITLATAGVHVGLLLTLMTSSLESAAVQVQVIGIGCAAALMLLRTRRAQAIAGALFARVRAKLEPHLPAALRDALHGSPTPRAIALPGLPVVPAGAPTIGWAERIPPLLFYIPLVAQWFALGIRHRSLTLPTAANPSIEAGGLLGESKIACMDLIGPAARRWAAQSVALVNRPSLTPAQLDSLASGAGLSFPLVAKPDIGWRGIGVRLVRDSADLHAYLRGFPADARLILQEHVPYAGEAGIFYVRKPGERHGRIFSMTFRYYPHVVGDGRSTLRQLIAADPRASWKAELHHEALADRLDEVPEAGRTVRLSLVGSSRVGGLYKDACGHVTATLTARFDEIADEMPGFHFGRFDVRFASVERLAVGEDFRIIEVNGAGAEAIHMWDPEFRLGDAYATLFHQQALMFEVAAACRAQGARPLSALELVRYQRRQQNLLPLYPASN from the coding sequence GTGTTTGCTGCATTGCAACCAATAACCGCCCTCGCTGGTTTCCCCCTGTTGCTGGGCCTTGCTTTGCTGACGCTTTTGCACGAAGACGTTGCGATTGCAGCGGGTGCGAGCCTTGTCAGCGTCGGCACCGTCAGCATTGGCGTGACCGCCTTCACGCTACTGTGTGGGATCGTTGCCGGCGACCTGTTCATTTATGTCCTCGGACTATTGTCGCTGCGGGTCACCTGGATCCGGCGGCGGACCGAAGGGCCGATGCTTGAGCGTTGCCGCAACGCATTGCAGAAGAACCTGCTGCCGACGCTGGTGACTTGCCGGCTGGTGCCCGGCGTCTTGTTCCCCACCTATTTCGCCTGCGGCGTCATGCGGGTGCCGTTCCTGCGGTTCGTCGCCATCACCCTGGCGACCGCCGGCGTCCATGTCGGGCTGCTGCTGACGCTGATGACCTCCTCGCTGGAATCGGCGGCGGTGCAGGTGCAGGTGATCGGCATCGGCTGCGCGGCGGCGCTGATGCTCCTGCGCACGCGGCGCGCCCAGGCCATCGCCGGCGCCCTGTTCGCCCGCGTCCGGGCGAAGCTGGAGCCGCATCTGCCCGCCGCCCTGCGCGATGCGCTGCACGGCAGCCCGACCCCGCGCGCCATCGCCCTGCCCGGCCTGCCGGTGGTGCCGGCCGGCGCCCCCACCATCGGCTGGGCGGAGCGCATTCCGCCGCTGCTGTTCTACATCCCGCTGGTGGCGCAGTGGTTCGCGCTCGGCATCCGCCACCGCAGCCTGACCCTGCCGACCGCCGCCAACCCGTCGATCGAGGCCGGCGGCCTGCTGGGCGAATCGAAAATCGCCTGCATGGACCTGATCGGGCCGGCGGCGCGGCGATGGGCCGCGCAATCCGTCGCCCTGGTCAACCGCCCGTCGCTGACCCCGGCCCAGCTGGATTCGCTGGCCTCGGGCGCCGGCCTGTCCTTCCCGCTGGTCGCCAAGCCCGACATCGGCTGGCGCGGCATCGGCGTGCGGCTGGTGCGCGACAGCGCCGACCTCCACGCCTATCTCCGCGGCTTCCCGGCCGACGCCCGCCTGATCCTGCAGGAGCATGTGCCTTACGCCGGCGAGGCCGGCATCTTCTACGTCCGCAAGCCGGGGGAGCGGCACGGGCGCATCTTCTCCATGACCTTCCGCTATTACCCGCATGTGGTGGGCGACGGCCGCTCCACCCTGCGCCAGCTGATCGCCGCGGACCCGCGCGCCTCCTGGAAGGCGGAGCTGCATCACGAGGCGCTGGCCGACCGGCTGGACGAGGTGCCGGAGGCGGGCCGCACGGTTCGGCTGTCGCTGGTCGGCAGCAGCCGGGTCGGCGGTCTCTACAAGGATGCCTGCGGCCATGTCACGGCGACGCTGACCGCCCGCTTCGACGAGATCGCCGACGAGATGCCGGGCTTCCATTTCGGCCGCTTCGACGTGCGCTTCGCCTCGGTGGAGCGGCTGGCGGTGGGCGAGGATTTCCGCATCATCGAGGTCAACGGCGCCGGGGCGGAGGCCATCCACATGTGGGATCCGGAATTCCGGCTGGGCGACGCCTACGCCACCCTGTTCCACCAGCAGGCGCTGATGTTCGAGGTCGCCGCCGCCTGCCGGGCGCAGGGTGCCCGTCCGCTGAGCGCGCTGGAACTGGTCCGCTACCAGCGCCGCCAGCAGAATTTGCTGCCGCTCTATCCCGCCTCCAACTGA
- a CDS encoding acyl-CoA dehydrogenase: MQSIQWDDAFLLEAQLTEDEKLVRDSARAYCQDRLQPRVISAFREERFDREIMTEMGELGLLGPTIPEEYGGPGVSHVAYGLVAREVERVDSGYRSAMSVQSSLVMHPIYAYGSEEQKKKWLPRLATGELIGCFGLTEPDHGSDPNGMKTRATKVDGGYLLSGSKMWITNSPIADLAVVWAKSEAHDNKIKGFVVERGTKGFSTPKIEGKLSLRSSVTGEIVLDEAFVPEENLLPNASGLGGPFGCLNKARYGIAWGVMGAAEFCWHAARQYTMDRKQFGRPLAQTQLVQKKLADMMTEITLGLQACLRVGRMMDDGSWSPEAVSLIKRNNCGKALDIARVARDMHGGNGISEEFQVIRHMVNLETVNTYEGTHDVHALILGRAQTGLQAFS, encoded by the coding sequence GTGCAGAGCATCCAGTGGGACGACGCCTTTCTCCTTGAAGCCCAGCTGACCGAGGATGAGAAGCTGGTGCGCGACAGCGCCCGCGCCTACTGCCAGGACCGGCTGCAGCCGCGCGTCATCTCCGCCTTCCGCGAGGAGCGGTTCGACCGCGAGATCATGACCGAGATGGGCGAGCTGGGCCTGTTGGGCCCGACCATCCCGGAGGAGTACGGCGGGCCGGGCGTCAGCCATGTCGCCTACGGTCTGGTCGCCCGCGAGGTGGAGCGGGTGGACAGCGGCTATCGCTCGGCGATGTCGGTGCAGTCCTCGCTGGTCATGCACCCGATCTACGCCTATGGCAGCGAGGAGCAGAAGAAGAAGTGGCTGCCGCGGCTGGCCACCGGCGAGCTGATCGGCTGCTTCGGCCTGACCGAGCCGGACCACGGCTCCGACCCCAACGGCATGAAGACCCGCGCCACCAAGGTCGACGGCGGCTATCTGCTGTCGGGCTCCAAGATGTGGATCACCAACTCGCCCATCGCCGACCTCGCCGTCGTCTGGGCGAAGTCGGAGGCCCATGACAACAAGATCAAGGGCTTCGTGGTGGAGCGCGGGACCAAGGGCTTCTCCACGCCGAAGATCGAGGGCAAGCTGTCGTTGCGCTCGTCGGTCACCGGCGAGATCGTGCTGGACGAGGCCTTCGTCCCCGAAGAGAACCTGCTGCCCAACGCGTCCGGTCTCGGCGGCCCGTTCGGCTGCCTGAACAAGGCGCGCTACGGCATCGCCTGGGGCGTGATGGGTGCGGCGGAGTTCTGCTGGCACGCCGCCCGCCAGTACACGATGGACCGCAAGCAGTTCGGCCGCCCGCTGGCCCAGACCCAGCTGGTGCAGAAGAAGCTGGCCGACATGATGACGGAGATCACGCTGGGCCTGCAGGCCTGCCTGCGCGTCGGCCGCATGATGGACGACGGCAGCTGGTCGCCGGAAGCGGTGTCGCTGATCAAGCGCAACAACTGCGGCAAGGCCCTGGACATCGCCCGCGTCGCCCGCGACATGCATGGCGGCAACGGCATCTCCGAGGAGTTCCAGGTCATCCGCCACATGGTGAACCTGGAGACGGTGAACACCTACGAAGGCACCCACGACGTCCACGCCCTGATCCTGGGCCGGGCGCAGACGGGCCTGCAGGCGTTCTCGTAA